Proteins co-encoded in one Deltaproteobacteria bacterium genomic window:
- a CDS encoding HAD-IA family hydrolase, with protein sequence MSLARPVTHVVFDMDGVLLDTERFYTEVTQAIVGRFGKRFDWSIKGNMIGRPAIDSARYLVRTLALPMAPEAYLREREAMLERLFPDARPMPGALELTAALAARGVPQAVATSSNTRLFALKTLRHGEWFRRVFSAVVLGDDPRVGRGKPAPDIFLVAARELGADPAACLVVEDAPAGVAAAHAAGMQVLVVPDPGMDRERYRDAELVVESLADVTPAMLGL encoded by the coding sequence GTGAGCCTCGCGCGCCCCGTTACCCACGTCGTCTTCGACATGGACGGCGTGCTGCTCGACACCGAGCGGTTCTACACCGAGGTGACCCAGGCGATCGTCGGCCGGTTCGGGAAGCGCTTCGACTGGTCGATCAAGGGCAACATGATCGGCCGTCCCGCCATCGACTCCGCCCGATACCTCGTGCGGACGCTGGCGCTCCCCATGGCTCCCGAAGCGTACCTCCGCGAGCGCGAGGCGATGCTGGAGCGCTTGTTCCCCGACGCCCGGCCGATGCCGGGCGCGCTCGAACTCACCGCGGCGCTCGCCGCGCGCGGCGTGCCCCAGGCGGTCGCGACGAGCTCGAACACGCGGCTCTTCGCACTGAAGACCCTCCGCCACGGCGAGTGGTTCCGGCGGGTGTTCTCCGCGGTGGTCCTCGGCGACGATCCGCGGGTCGGGCGCGGCAAGCCCGCGCCCGACATCTTCCTCGTCGCGGCCCGCGAGCTTGGCGCCGATCCCGCCGCCTGCCTCGTCGTCGAGGACGCCCCCGCGGGCGTCGCCGCCGCGCACGCCGCCGGCATGCAGGTCCTCGTGGTGCCCGATCCGGGAATGGACCGCGAGCGCTATCGCGACGCCGAGCTCGTCGTCGAGTCGCTCGCCGACGTCACGCCCGCGATGCTCGGCCTCTGA
- a CDS encoding sulfotransferase, with amino-acid sequence MSSPVPADMQSALIFVIGPPRSGSTLLMRMLSSHSAIYSRAEPHLLTPLAHLGFYDTVDQAPFDHLQAQQSVREFVGDLPGGEADYLDACRAYTDVLYGRMLAARGKGKRFFLDKTPANALVLPFIAKLYPRARYVVLTRHPAAIWSSYANSFFDGDYVAARKFNPVLNRYVPAMARFIRDRTVPFVRVGYEALVQDPEAEMRRVFEFLGVPFEAGAIDYGKHEHESKGLGDPLGVQRHSRPVTDSVEKWAHELAGDPAKLAIVRDMVGAIPDGDLETWGFPRASVFAPVEAAARAGAKPAPKPPFFDRYRLQRKALVMLRRNIQENAFGRVVKRVRLVCDVLLRG; translated from the coding sequence GTGAGCTCCCCCGTCCCCGCCGACATGCAGTCCGCGCTGATCTTCGTGATCGGGCCGCCGCGCTCGGGCTCGACGCTGCTCATGCGCATGCTGAGCTCGCACTCGGCGATCTACAGCCGGGCGGAGCCGCACCTGTTGACGCCCCTCGCCCACCTCGGCTTCTACGACACCGTCGATCAGGCGCCCTTCGATCACCTGCAGGCGCAGCAGTCGGTGCGCGAGTTCGTGGGCGACCTACCGGGCGGCGAGGCCGACTACCTCGACGCGTGTCGCGCCTACACCGACGTGCTGTACGGCCGGATGCTGGCGGCGCGCGGCAAGGGCAAGCGGTTCTTCCTGGACAAGACGCCCGCCAACGCGCTGGTCCTGCCGTTCATCGCCAAGCTCTACCCGCGGGCACGCTACGTGGTGCTGACGCGGCACCCCGCGGCGATCTGGAGCTCCTACGCCAACTCCTTCTTCGACGGCGACTACGTGGCGGCGCGCAAGTTCAACCCGGTCCTGAACCGCTACGTCCCGGCGATGGCGCGCTTCATTCGAGACCGGACGGTACCGTTCGTGCGCGTCGGCTACGAAGCCCTGGTGCAGGATCCGGAAGCCGAGATGCGGAGGGTCTTCGAGTTCCTCGGCGTTCCGTTCGAGGCCGGGGCGATCGACTACGGCAAGCACGAGCACGAGTCGAAGGGCCTCGGCGACCCGCTCGGCGTGCAGCGGCACTCCCGGCCCGTCACGGATTCGGTCGAGAAGTGGGCACACGAGCTGGCCGGCGATCCCGCGAAGCTCGCGATCGTCCGCGACATGGTGGGCGCGATTCCCGACGGAGACCTCGAGACCTGGGGCTTCCCGCGCGCGAGCGTCTTCGCGCCGGTGGAGGCCGCGGCGCGCGCCGGCGCCAAGCCGGCGCCGAAGCCGCCCTTCTTCGACCGGTACCGGTTGCAGCGCAAGGCTCTCGTGATGCTGCGGCGGAACATCCAGGAGAACGCGTTCGGCCGCGTGGTGAAACGCGTTCGACTCGTGTGCGACGTGCTCCTGCGCGGCTGA
- a CDS encoding EamA family transporter, which translates to MARLTERRARRTLVGPMSSAPPRRLVALALAAVYVAWGSTYLAIRVGVGHLPPTVLAGLRFLVAGGAMLAALAAAGRLAPTSRREKRAIALIAFAMLIGGNGLVVWAEQSVPSGLAALVVATVPIWMAGLAALPPARERLPAAAVAGILLGFAGVAVLARPSAGGDFAGTFALLVASFSWSCGSIYARHAGIRADPVTVTAWEMLFAGVMFLAIGTATGGVFAARLDAAGLAAIAYLVVVGSWIGFTAYVWLLANVPAAQAATYAYVNPVIALLLGWWLLDEPITPAILVGSAIVVVAVALVTTARVPARRPAGSVVDPVDAPA; encoded by the coding sequence GTGGCGCGATTGACTGAGCGGCGCGCGCGCCGCACGCTCGTCGGCCCGATGTCGTCCGCTCCGCCCCGCCGTCTCGTCGCCCTCGCTCTCGCGGCGGTCTACGTGGCCTGGGGCTCGACCTACCTCGCGATCCGCGTCGGCGTCGGCCACCTGCCGCCGACGGTGCTCGCGGGGCTGCGGTTCCTCGTGGCGGGAGGCGCGATGCTCGCGGCGCTTGCGGCCGCCGGTCGCCTGGCGCCGACGAGCCGCCGCGAGAAGCGCGCCATCGCGCTCATCGCGTTCGCCATGCTGATCGGCGGCAACGGTCTGGTGGTGTGGGCGGAGCAATCGGTACCCTCCGGCCTCGCGGCGCTCGTCGTCGCCACCGTGCCGATCTGGATGGCCGGGCTCGCGGCGCTGCCGCCGGCGCGCGAGCGCCTCCCCGCGGCCGCCGTCGCCGGCATCCTGCTCGGCTTCGCCGGGGTCGCCGTGCTGGCGCGTCCGAGCGCCGGCGGCGACTTCGCCGGGACGTTCGCGCTCCTGGTCGCGTCGTTCTCCTGGTCGTGCGGCTCGATCTACGCCCGCCACGCCGGCATCCGCGCCGATCCGGTGACGGTGACGGCGTGGGAGATGCTCTTCGCGGGCGTCATGTTCCTCGCAATCGGCACCGCGACCGGCGGCGTCTTCGCGGCGCGCTTGGATGCCGCCGGGCTCGCCGCGATCGCGTACCTGGTCGTCGTCGGATCGTGGATCGGTTTCACCGCCTACGTCTGGCTGCTCGCGAACGTGCCGGCGGCTCAGGCGGCGACCTACGCCTACGTGAACCCGGTGATCGCGCTGCTGCTCGGGTGGTGGCTCCTCGACGAGCCGATCACGCCGGCGATCCTCGTCGGCTCGGCGATCGTGGTGGTGGCCGTCGCGCTCGTGACGACGGCGCGCGTGCCGGCACGGAGGCCCGCGGGGTCCGTGGTTGACCCCGTGGACGCCCCTGCGTAG
- a CDS encoding nucleoside deaminase, producing the protein MQAEHEAWMARALAEAARAGAAGEVPIGAVVVREGRLLGAGGNAPITTTDPTAHAEVVALRAAARAAGNYRLPGAVLYATVEPCAMCVGAALHARIATIVFGCPDPKGGAAGSVVDLTQDPRLNHRIVVVTGVAEEACRHLLREFFSARR; encoded by the coding sequence ATGCAGGCCGAACACGAAGCGTGGATGGCACGCGCGCTCGCCGAGGCGGCGCGCGCCGGCGCGGCGGGCGAGGTCCCCATCGGCGCCGTCGTGGTGCGGGAGGGGCGCCTTCTCGGCGCGGGGGGCAACGCCCCGATCACGACGACGGATCCGACCGCGCACGCCGAGGTCGTCGCGCTCCGCGCCGCCGCGCGCGCCGCCGGCAACTACCGCTTGCCGGGCGCGGTCCTGTACGCGACCGTCGAGCCGTGCGCGATGTGCGTCGGGGCGGCACTGCACGCCCGCATCGCGACGATCGTCTTCGGCTGCCCCGACCCGAAGGGAGGCGCGGCGGGCTCGGTCGTCGATCTGACGCAGGACCCGCGGTTGAACCACCGCATCGTCGTGGTGACGGGGGTCGCCGAGGAGGCGTGCCGTCACCTGCTCCGGGAGTTCTTTTCCGCGCGCCGCTAG
- a CDS encoding Ku protein, with translation MAARSIGSGTISFGLVSIPVRLYVATSSESLSFNMLHQPCRSRIKQQLFCPTCERVVERREIVKGYQFSKDQYVLFTDEELKALEAAANRSIDIQEFVPLAKVDPLYFENAHYLGPETGAEKAYRLLAQSMRDTGKGAVAQWTSHGKEHLVLIRALDAGLVMHALYYADEVRGLAEITDAVGAAPARPAEVDLARKLIEQLSNDAFRPETYHDAHRGRVQALVEQKIAGREVAEAPGAAAPRARVIDLMDALKESLARGRAPRSRAAASKGEHGAKPPTARRPTAAARAAESGAAAKRARKKSG, from the coding sequence ATGGCCGCACGTTCGATCGGCTCGGGAACGATCAGCTTCGGACTGGTGTCGATTCCCGTACGCCTGTACGTCGCGACGAGCTCCGAATCGCTCTCGTTCAACATGCTCCACCAGCCCTGTCGGAGCCGCATCAAGCAGCAGCTCTTCTGTCCCACCTGCGAGCGCGTCGTCGAGCGTCGCGAGATCGTGAAAGGCTACCAGTTCTCGAAAGACCAGTACGTCCTCTTCACCGACGAGGAGCTGAAAGCGCTCGAAGCGGCGGCCAATCGCTCGATCGACATCCAGGAGTTCGTCCCGCTCGCGAAGGTCGATCCCCTCTACTTCGAGAACGCGCACTACCTCGGCCCCGAGACGGGCGCCGAGAAGGCCTACCGTCTCCTGGCGCAGTCCATGCGCGACACCGGCAAAGGCGCGGTCGCGCAATGGACGAGCCACGGCAAGGAGCATCTCGTGCTCATCCGGGCGCTCGACGCCGGCCTCGTGATGCACGCGCTCTACTACGCCGACGAGGTGCGCGGCCTCGCGGAGATCACCGACGCCGTCGGGGCGGCCCCGGCGCGTCCCGCCGAGGTCGACCTCGCGCGCAAGCTCATCGAGCAGCTCTCCAACGACGCGTTCCGCCCCGAAACCTACCACGACGCCCATCGCGGCCGCGTGCAGGCGCTTGTCGAGCAGAAGATCGCCGGCCGGGAGGTCGCGGAGGCACCCGGCGCCGCCGCGCCGCGGGCGCGGGTCATCGATCTCATGGACGCCTTGAAGGAGAGTCTCGCGCGCGGACGGGCGCCGAGGAGTCGTGCCGCCGCGAGCAAGGGCGAGCACGGCGCCAAGCCCCCGACCGCGCGCCGACCGACCGCCGCCGCTCGCGCCGCCGAGAGCGGCGCGGCGGCGAAGCGCGCCCGCAAAAAATCGGGGTGA